Proteins encoded together in one Plasmodium cynomolgi strain B DNA, chromosome 9, whole genome shotgun sequence window:
- a CDS encoding hypothetical protein (putative) codes for MGKEVLFCILYFVVALLHEGIRGSLLHKSNMKKEGHFFVKKFYNNKLSKTFNPDDYHFFRLVFMKLLTKTNFLKRNMTLDDVVRTMEYIELGINQKSDDVYMTLYNEIKRISQEQYKKIYARKKVDEEIERDIQGEMLKSVKNGRHKKNVLAMVPFPNEQIYNSSESSKKAQLLLDILYVAIVASYQSVDEEEKRDMLKSVYENTLNQWMSLNFLRKIMRYKLSHTRVCLAQLQVVGYRTGSEDKLWTSHRDGVMSKLSETPPGEPSTQSDRHDEESDSSTTAEDIPENYFHVNKNRNKIVLQVLITNKEETQNRIEDNSCDIHLTIEHVYNILIDHFLYNENLGIYYTKPTFVMAKYLFGYEKNASIKNKEKKYEDISVHIFVRINGKVKFRFKNVHKFLLKYTKEFNALYSLHFYGACIKHKHTDIIKVVGQFGEGIENNLISNVIIKMKSEEIVAHIKLYSKKKHTENLAYVSTKEIIKQINKTTYFNVIYYLVDRTKKIPTSINCTICRHFKYHYVVLFIAAIVPSLIIFFFFFLFMYCKIKKFRENKNTCSSRLSKICPSFFYVRTASHRYRRLTKTYRRDILAKGPQPKS; via the exons ATGGGTAAAGAGGTCCTGTTCTGCATCCTCTACTTCGTGGTGGCGCTCCTACACGAAGGGATAAGAGGATCCCTCCTCCACAAAAGcaacatgaaaaaagaaggtcACTTCTTCgtaaaaaagttttacaaTAATAAGCTGTCCAAAACGTTCAACCCGGATGACTATCACTTTTTCCGCTTAGTGTTTATGAAGTTACTCACAAAGACgaattttctaaaaagaaACATGACCCTGGACGATGTGGTGAGAACAATGGAGTACATCGAATTGGGGATAAACCAAAAAAGCGACGATGTGTATATGACCCTGTACAATGAAATTAAACGGATATCTCAAGAACAGTACAAAAAGATCTacgcaagaaaaaaagtggatgAAGAAATCGAAAGGGACATTCAGGGAGAAATGCTTAAGAGTGTGAAAAACgggaggcacaaaaaaaacgtgctGGCGATGGTCCCATtcccaaatgagcaaatatATAACAGTAGTGAAAGCTCCAAGAAGGCCCAACTCCTCCTAGACATACTCTACGTGGCGATAGTAGCTAGCTACCAATCGGTagacgaggaggaaaaaagagacaTGCTCAAGTCTGTGTACGAAAATACCTTAAACCAGTGGATGAGTCTAAactttttacgaaaaattatGCGGTACAAATTGTCC CACACCCGGGTGTGTTTGGCCCAGCTGCAAGTTGTGGGCTATCGAACGGGCAGCGAAGACAAGCTGTGGACTTCACATCGGGATGGCGTGATGAGCAAGTTGAGCGAAACCCCACCAGGTGAACCATCCACCCAGAGTGACCGACATGATGAGGAGAGCGACTCCAGCACAACAGCGGAGGACATCCCAGAAAACTACTTCCACGTAAACAAAAACAGGAATAAAATTGTACTGCAAGTTTTAATAACCAATAAGGAGGAAACACAAAATAGGATCGAAGACAATTCATGTGATATCCACCTGACCATAGAGCATGTGTATAATATTTTGATAGaccattttttgtacaatgaAAATTTGGGGATATACTACACAAAGCCAACGTTTGTCAtggcaaaatatttattcggTTACGAGAAGAATgcttcaataaaaaataaagagaaaaaatatgaagatatATCTGTGCATATATTCGTAAGGATAAATGGGAAGGTAAAATTTCGCTTCAAGAATGTACATAAATTTCTTTTGAAATATACAAAAGAATTTAATGCCCTCtattctctccatttttatggagcatgtataaaacataaacacaCAGACATTATAAAAGTGGTAGGTCAATTTGGAGAAGGCATAGAGAATAACTTAATCAGTAACGtcatcataaaaatgaaatcggAAGAAATTGTTGCacacataaaattatattccaagaaaaaacacacagaGAATTTGGCTTATGTATCCACTaaggaaataattaaacaaataaataaaactacCTACtttaatgttatttattaTCTTGTCGacagaacgaaaaaaattcctacaTCGATTAACTGCACTATTTGCAGGCATTTTAAATATCACTATGTTGTTCTCTTCATAGCAGCTATCGTTCCATcgttgatcattttttttttcttctttttatttatgtattgtaagataaagaaatttcgcgaaaacaaaaataccTGCTCCAGTCGCCTGTCCAAAATATGCCCCAGTTTCTTTTACGTCAGGACTGCTTCGCATCGGTATAGGCGGCTCACCAAGACTTACCGCCGCGACATCCTTGCCAAGGGGCCCCAGCCCAAGTCG